The nucleotide window ATCGCCCGGGCCATACGCACTTTAGTCAAGGCCGCGGCAGCCCACCAGGGCAAACGCGTCGTGGTGGAGATTATCCAGTAACAATGACAGAAGAGAGGATCGGCGTCGGTAAAATCGTGGCCCCCCACGGTGTCCACGGGGAGGTCAAGGTTGAACCATGGACCGACTTTCCCGAGCGCTTCCGCCCCGGGCTTAAGTTGTTGCTGCAGCTCGGCCTGGAGACCCGGAGGGTGACCGTCGCCGGGGCGCGTCCCCATGGGCGCCATTTACTTCTCAAACTTGAGGAAGTAAACGACTGTAATAGCGCCGAAGCTTTACGCGGGGCGGTGCTTAAAGTGGAACCCTGGGAGGTGGAACCCCTTCCGGAAGGACATTATTATATATTCCAGCTCTTGGGGAGCCGGGTCTATTCTACCGACGGCGAATTCCTGGGAACTTTAACCGACGTCTTGGCCACCGGCGCCAATGACGTTTATGTGGTTAGAGGTAACAACTATAAGGAGATACTTTTGCCTGCCTTAAAAGACGTGGTACTTAAAATCGATGTATCCCGGAAGGAA belongs to Moorella humiferrea and includes:
- the rimM gene encoding ribosome maturation factor RimM (Essential for efficient processing of 16S rRNA), with product MTEERIGVGKIVAPHGVHGEVKVEPWTDFPERFRPGLKLLLQLGLETRRVTVAGARPHGRHLLLKLEEVNDCNSAEALRGAVLKVEPWEVEPLPEGHYYIFQLLGSRVYSTDGEFLGTLTDVLATGANDVYVVRGNNYKEILLPALKDVVLKIDVSRKEIIVALPPGLLD